In the genome of Proteiniborus sp. DW1, one region contains:
- a CDS encoding DUF4431 domain-containing protein → MKKTAMYLVLLILVLSLIACKKDTNDVEVLKDSGEYYFEPNVSIIEGKLITRMYYGPPNYGENPDTDAQQYPFILQLDNPIDVIATENDTQNSDVLGVTEIQVVPMGEEETQLLDSYIDSRVRIQGTLFKAIFGGHHTDVLIQVEEILD, encoded by the coding sequence TTGAAGAAAACTGCTATGTATTTGGTCTTATTGATACTGGTACTTTCATTAATCGCCTGTAAAAAAGACACAAATGATGTAGAGGTGTTGAAGGATTCAGGTGAATACTATTTTGAGCCTAATGTATCAATAATTGAAGGCAAATTAATTACAAGAATGTACTATGGTCCACCAAATTATGGAGAGAACCCTGATACTGATGCTCAACAATATCCGTTTATATTGCAACTGGATAACCCAATTGATGTTATTGCAACGGAGAATGATACTCAAAATTCAGATGTACTTGGAGTTACTGAGATACAAGTAGTCCCTATGGGTGAAGAAGAAACTCAACTATTGGATAGTTATATAGATAGTCGAGTTAGAATACAAGGAACTTTATTTAAAGCGATATTTGGTGGACATCATACAGATGTATTAATACAAGTAGAAGAGATTCTGGATTAA